The following proteins are encoded in a genomic region of Paenibacillus sp. FSL H3-0469:
- the purD gene encoding phosphoribosylamine--glycine ligase, whose product MDILVVGGGGREHAIIWSLSRSPRAGKIYCAPGNAGIAQLAECVPIGVFEFDKLTAFAKEKKVGLVVIGPDDPLAAGIVDAFEAQDIPVFGPRKNAAEIEGSKTFMKDLLHKYSIPTAAYEKFSDYETALSYLRSQELPIVIKADGLAAGKGVTVAYSREEAEQALQEIMVDKVFGEAGAQVVIEEFLAGQEMSILAFVDGETVRPMAAAQDHKPVFDGDKGPNTGGMGTYSPLPHIDEAIIRKAVETIIEPTAKAMVAEGRPFSGVLFAGLMISPDGRPKTIEFNARFGDPETQVVLPRLRSDLLEIFLAVTEGRLADIPIEWSDEAAVCVVLASEGYPGPYPKGVPISGLEDSGSALVFHAGTARSEDGGWVTTGGRVLGVVGLGATIAEARTSAYASAESITFAGKQNRSDIAMKALV is encoded by the coding sequence ATGGATATTTTAGTAGTCGGCGGCGGCGGACGTGAGCATGCGATCATCTGGAGCTTGTCCCGCAGTCCCCGTGCCGGTAAAATCTACTGCGCTCCCGGCAATGCCGGGATTGCGCAGCTTGCGGAATGTGTGCCGATCGGCGTCTTCGAGTTCGATAAGCTGACCGCTTTTGCCAAGGAGAAGAAGGTAGGTCTGGTAGTCATTGGACCGGATGATCCGCTCGCTGCAGGCATTGTGGATGCCTTCGAAGCCCAGGATATCCCTGTATTCGGCCCGCGTAAGAATGCCGCAGAGATTGAGGGCAGCAAGACCTTCATGAAAGATCTGCTGCATAAATACAGCATTCCGACAGCCGCTTATGAGAAATTCAGCGATTATGAGACAGCCCTGTCTTATCTGCGGAGCCAAGAGCTGCCGATTGTCATCAAGGCGGACGGCCTGGCCGCAGGCAAAGGGGTAACCGTGGCGTATTCCCGGGAGGAAGCGGAGCAGGCCCTTCAGGAGATTATGGTCGACAAGGTTTTTGGGGAAGCAGGGGCGCAGGTAGTCATTGAGGAGTTCCTTGCCGGGCAGGAAATGTCGATTCTGGCGTTCGTGGATGGTGAAACGGTGCGGCCGATGGCTGCGGCTCAGGACCATAAGCCTGTATTCGACGGCGATAAAGGACCTAATACGGGAGGCATGGGGACCTATTCCCCGCTGCCGCATATCGATGAAGCGATCATCCGTAAAGCGGTGGAGACGATTATTGAACCGACAGCCAAGGCTATGGTAGCTGAGGGACGGCCCTTCAGCGGCGTGCTGTTCGCCGGGCTGATGATCTCGCCGGACGGCAGACCAAAGACGATTGAATTCAACGCCCGCTTCGGCGACCCGGAGACCCAGGTAGTTCTTCCCCGGCTGCGAAGCGATCTGCTGGAGATCTTCCTGGCGGTGACCGAAGGCAGACTCGCCGATATTCCGATCGAGTGGAGTGACGAAGCGGCAGTCTGCGTGGTGCTTGCCTCGGAGGGGTATCCCGGGCCTTACCCGAAAGGTGTGCCGATCAGCGGGCTGGAAGACAGCGGCTCTGCGCTGGTCTTCCATGCCGGAACCGCACGCAGCGAAGACGGCGGATGGGTGACCACCGGCGGCCGCGTGCTTGGAGTGGTAGGCCTGGGGGCCACCATTGCCGAAGCGCGTACATCGGCCTATGCCAGTGCGGAGAGTATTACGTTTGCAGGTAAACAAAACCGCAGTGATATCGCAATGAAGGCACTGGTCTGA